One window of Cydia pomonella isolate Wapato2018A chromosome 5, ilCydPomo1, whole genome shotgun sequence genomic DNA carries:
- the LOC133517657 gene encoding plexin-B encodes MAAFRTVLVIIFWLWSTIVYGYDFISQYPNQQNETFQFYHLAIDKVSGQVYAGSLNALHQLKSDLKPIHVIRTGPKPDNPMCHASGCDSEIKTSLVDNVNKILVIDQESRLLIACGSVAQGSCYKYKLGDISAEPEFLAESVAANDADASTYAFIGPERYMSWDRSNVLYVGTTFTNNGDYRHDVPAISSRDLMTLRLAQSTFSKQSSIQIDVKYRDNFLVQYVYGFNASDYAYFLIIQKHSHLAGNEELGYVSRLARTCVNDDNYNSYTEVTLECSVREENNGKIEDVNYNLVQDAKIARAGATLATQLGIEPGDSILVTSFSPSKTITNEPVAKSAICVFSLQEIEIKFNENVHMCFNGSTKSRNMGYISGMISDGKCPSVGSVGNILNFCEVGLKISGLYPIRTSPVIYWNDTLVSSVTMSVTGLHTVAFLGTNKGKLKKVLIDVDKAIQYASDELLPGQRILPDTTLSPFQRSLYVLARNTIVQIPTEKCTEHSDCSSCLESNDPHCGWCSLEKRCTVQSMCQKGTQSAPRWLSRYTGQQCIDFEQIMPDKISMNEVTTVQLVIRTLPELPFGDTYKCVFGNAPPIDAAVTTSGLACPTPDLKHRPKILPNQDHAYVPLSVHSSETNKDFVSRNFAFYDCSKHTTCQSCILSEWACNWCIYDNRCTHDTSVCQRTIISGESNPTKLLNHGIGHCPRIRQHKHQILLPNNVPKELELEVENLPHLQPGHTGFQCIVSIEQANMIVPARVESNHFIVCDKTTYSYEEYVGEYNVSVKVVWNHKHYIDTINITLYKCEILGSHREHADCSLCITRNSVYQCTWCGNSCSYSESCLDNPVTECPKPRIDMIKPLSGPIEGGTIVTIEGSNLGLRVEEVTGKVRIGEVPCEIVDFEVSVSITCRTGPSNGSSVAPVIVENDAGYTESSVLFSYKNIKLQGIYPALGPVSGGTQLAIGGQHLNIGSAISAYLDELPCSVNKTQTSNSRLICITPKANMPRVINTITVAIDNANRTLMGDLYNYTADPTIMEIKPLKSFVSGGRMITVHGTNLNTIQKPLMKLYHAKELEPVNYTACVVLNSNQMECPSPAINKKYTEILQATASQTSTPQIAMKVGFVMDYVETMHDLEKYFNPPRTHMVFVEDPHVYHFPNKIKSYKGDPLVIEGENLIRASDESDVVVTIGTQPCNVTSLTMQQLLCTPPEIQPMNTDENGVQNTDINLPMVVVKIGKNLRFPIGYLHYELLRNYNFPPEAIAGIAAGTFFLVLIFMIVLVMYRRRSTKAEREYKRIQIQMDTLESNVRLECKLAFAELQTDMSDLAADLEHSGIPTLDHVNYVMKVFFPGVSDHPILNVQRQFINTPRTNYDAAMIQFEQLLNNKCFLLSFIDTLEAQKSFNIRDKVNVASLLMIILMGKMEYATDILKSLLLRLIDKSVCNKHPQLMLRRTESVVEKMLTNWMALCMYYYLKDYAGSSLFLLFKAIKHQIEKGVVDAITHEARYSLSEEKLLKEQIDYQIVTLHIVQDDFDEKVQCKVLDCDSISQVKSKILDALFKNTPFSMRPSVHEVDLEWRHGRGGHVTLQDEDVTTKTVNSWRKLNTLAHYGVKESAIMSLISRQNDSFNTPYKIPCKNCTGIYCTNSHIRVDNNDLDHNVHFYHLVRPIEYHNIINKTSEHSHKAIPEIFLTRLLSTKGTVHKFVDDFFSTILTVNEVLPPAVKWLFDLFDEAARTHGIMNPEVVHAWKSNSLPLRFWVNLIKNPDFIFDINKTATVDSSLSVIAQTFMDACSLTEHRLCKDSPSNKLLFAKDLPTYRDMVIQFYQAVSQLPQVTDQELSTSMQQLSVQQLNEFDTLSALKELYIYVSKYREQIILGLEMDPLCNKMHLAHKLDNVACTMEGDPTSIC; translated from the coding sequence ATGGCTGCTTTCAGGACTGTGTTAGTCATAATATTCTGGCTTTGGAGCACAATAGTATACGGATACGACTTCATATCACAATACCCCAATCAACAAAATGAGACATTCCAATTCTATCACCTCGCTATTGATAAAGTTAGTGGACAAGTGTACGCGGGATCCTTAAACGCGTTGCATCAGCTGAAATCTGATTTAAAACCAATACATGTAATCCGGACTGGGCCGAAACCCGATAATCCTATGTGCCATGCCAGCGGCTGTGATTCCGAAATAAAAACATCTCTAGTGGACAATGTGAACAAAATATTAGTGATCGATCAAGAATCGCGCTTACTGATTGCGTGTGGTTCCGTCGCGCAAGGTTCATGTTACAAATACAAGCTGGGTGACATTTCCGCGGAGCCCGAATTTCTTGCCGAGAGCGTAGCTGCCAACGACGCTGATGCTTCCACTTACGCCTTCATCGGGCCCGAACGGTATATGTCCTGGGACCGGTCCAACGTCCTCTACGTCGGCACGACATTCACCAACAACGGCGACTACAGGCACGACGTCCCAGCAATATCCAGCCGCGATCTCATGACTCTCCGCCTCGCCCAGTCTACATTCTCCAAGCAGAGCTCTATTCAAATAGATGTCAAGTATAGGGACAACTTTTTGGTGCAATATGTATATGGTTTTAATGCTAGTGATTATGCTTATTTTctaataattcaaaaacattCCCATCTTGCGGGCAATGAGGAGCTGGGATACGTGTCGCGGCTGGCCCGGACCTGCGTTAATGATGACAATTACAACAGCTACACTGAGGTGACCCTGGAGTGCAGTGTTCGGGAAGAAAACAATGGTAAGATTGAAGATGTCAATTACAATTTAGTGCAAGATGCTAAAATCGCTAGGGCCGGGGCTACGCTAGCCACCCAGCTGGGCATTGAACCAGGAGACTCCATACTCGTCACATCCTTTAGCCCATCTAAAACTATCACTAATGAACCTGTAGCTAAGTCAGCAATTTGTGTATTTTCTTTGCAAGAGATAGAAATTAAGTTTAATGAGAATGTTCATATGTGTTTCAATGGTAGTACTAAATCTCGTAATATGGGATACATATCAGGCATGATATCAGATGGTAAATGTCCCAGTGTGGGATCTGTGGGCAACATACTCAATTTTTGTGAGGTAGGTCTTAAGATAAGTGGTTTGTATCCTATAAGAACTTCACCTGTAATTTACTGGAATGATACTCTCGTAAGCTCTGTAACTATGTCAGTGACCGGGTTACACACTGTAGCTTTTTTGGGGACAAACAAAGGAAAGTTGAAAAAGGTTCTCATAGATGTAGATAAGGCAATACAATATGCTAGTGATGAGCTCCTGCCTGGGCAAAGGATACTGCCAGATACTACTTTATCTCCATTTCAAAGATCTCTTTATGTATTAGCAAGAAACACAATAGTCCAAATTCCTACAGAGAAGTGTACAGAACACAGTGACTGCTCTTCATGTCTTGAGTCCAATGACCCTCATTGCGGCTGGTGTTCTTTAGAAAAACGATGCACTGTGCAGAGCATGTGCCAAAAAGGTACACAGAGTGCTCCCAGATGGCTATCCCGGTACACAGGTCAACAGTGCATTGACTTTGAACAAATAATGCCAGACAAGATATCCATGAATGAGGTAACTACAGTGCAACTTGTCATTAGAACTTTGCCTGAACTACCTTTTGGTGATACATACAAATGTGTATTTGGTAATGCTCCTCCTATAGATGCAGCTGTGACAACAAGTGGTCTAGCTTGCCCTACCCCTGATCTTAAACATAGGCCTAAAATATTGCCCAATCAGGACCATGCATATGTGCCACTTTCAGTACATTCATCAGAAACAAACAAAGATTTTGTCTCTAGAAACTTTGCATTCTATGACTGCTCCAAGCATACAACTTGTCAGTCCTGTATATTGAGTGAATGGGCATGCAATTGGTGCATTTATGATAACAGATGCACACATGACACCTCTGTTTGCCAGAGGACTATCATTAGTGGAGAAAGTAACCCAACTAAATTACTTAACCATGGTATTGGACATTGTCCACGAATTAGGCAGCACAAGCACCAAATTCTACTGCCCAATAATGTACCTAAGGAGCTAGAACTTGAGGTTGAAAACTTACCCCATTTGCAGCCTGGCCACACTGGTTTCCAATGCATTGTTAGCATTGAGCAGGCTAACATGATTGTGCCTGCCAGAGTTGAATCTAATCATTTTATagtttgtgataaaacaacataTTCCTACGAGGAATATGTTGGAGAATATAATGTTAGCGTAAAAGTGGTATGGAATCACAAACATTATATAGACACCATAAATATCACTTTGTACAAGTGTGAGATTCTTGGTTCTCACAGGGAGCATGCAGACTGTTCCTTGTGTATAACCCGTAACTCCGTTTATCAGTGCACGTGGTGTGGAAATTCCTGTTCTTATAGTGAATCTTGTCTTGATAACCCAGTTACTGAATGTCCCAAACCCCGAATAGATATGATCAAACCCCTGAGTGGTCCTATAGAAGGTGGAACCATAGTAACTATAGAAGGCAGCAATCTCGGTTTACGAGTTGAAGAAGTGACTGGAAAGGTACGCATTGGAGAAGTACCATGCGAAATAGTCGATTTCGAGGTGTCGGTTAGCATCACATGTCGCACTGGACCATCTAATGGTTCTTCGGTGGCGCCAGTGATTGTTGAAAATGACGCTGGTTACACTGAGTCCTCAGTTTTATTTAGTTACAAGAATATTAAATTGCAAGGTATATATCCTGCTCTTGGACCTGTTTCTGGCGGAACGCAACTAGCAATTGGAGGGCAGCATTTAAACATTGGATCAGCCATTTCAGCATACTTAGATGAACTGCCCTGCTCCGTAAATAAAACCCAAACATCCAATAGCAGGCTTATTTGCATAACTCCGAAGGCCAATATGCCGCGCGTGATTAATACGATCACCGTTGCTATCGACAATGCTAATCGAACGCTAATGGGCGACCTGTATAATTATACAGCAGACCCAACCATAATGGAGATTAAACCTTTAAAAAGCTTCGTGTCAGGGGGAAGAATGATAACAGTCCATGGTACTAATTTGAACACTATCCAAAAACCACTAATGAAACTCTATCATGCTAAAGAGTTAGAGCCGGTGAACTATACCGCTTGTGTCGTACTGAATTCCAATCAAATGGAGTGTCCCAGTCCTGCAATCAACAAAAAGTACACTGAGATTTTACAAGCAACTGCATCTCAAACAAGTACACCTCAGATAGCTATGAAAGTTGGTTTTGTAATGGACTATGTGGAAACGATGCACGATTTAGAGAAATATTTCAACCCTCCGCGAACTCATATGGTTTTCGTGGAAGATCCTCACGTTTATcattttccgaataaaataaaatcgtatAAAGGAGACCCTCTTGTCATAGAAGGAGAGAATCTAATACGAGCAAGTGATGAGTCAGATGTGGTAGTTACTATTGGTACTCAACCATGTAATGTTACCAGTCTCACTATGCAACAGCTTCTATGCACCCCACCGGAAATTCAACCGATGAATACGGACGAAAATGGTGTGCAAAACACAGACATAAATTTGCCAATGGTTGTAGTTAAAATAGGGAAAAATTTAAGATTTCCAATTGGGTACCTTCATTACGAATTGCTACGTAATTACAATTTTCCACCCGAAGCAATAGCAGGCATTGCAGCCGGAACGTTCTTTTTAGTGCTAATTTTCATGATTGTCTTGGTTATGTATCGACGTAGAAGTACTAAAGCTGAAAGAGAATATAAGCGAATTCAAATACAGATGGATACATTGGAAAGTAATGTAAGACTAGAGTGCAAGTTGGCTTTTGCAGAATTACAGACCGATATGTCAGACTTGGCAGCCGATTTGGAACATTCAGGTATCCCAACATTGGATCATGTAAATTATGTCATGAAAGTATTTTTCCCAGGCGTTTCCGATCACCCAATTTTGAACGTTCAACGTCAATTTATTAATACACCGCGTACAAATTATGACGCAGCCATGATTCAATTTGAACAgcttttgaataataaatgtttCCTTCTGTCATTTATAGACACTTTGGAAGCACAAAAATCATTTAACATTCGGGATAAAGTTAATGTGGCTTCCTTgttaatgataattttaatggGAAAGATGGAATATGCTACCGACATACTCAAGTCGCTTTTACTGCGTCTTATTGACAAATCCGTCTGTAATAAACACCCCCAACTAATGCTCAGGAGGACGGAAAGTGTTGTCGAGAAAATGCTTACAAATTGGATggcattatgtatgtattattacCTCAAGGATTATGCCGGTTCGTCACTTTTCTTGCTATTTAAAGCAATAAAACATCAAATCGAAAAGGGTGTGGTTGATGCCATTACGCACGAGGCTCGCTATTCTTTATCAGAGGAAAAACTTTTGAAAGAGCAGATTGATTACCAAATCGTGACTCTGCATATTGTTCAGGATGATTTCGACGAAAAGGTCCAGTGCAAGGTTTTAGATTGCGATAGTATTTCGCAAGTGAAATCAAAAATACTAGATGCGTTGTTCAAAAATACCCCGTTTTCAATGCGACCGTCCGTCCACGAAGTTGACCTGGAATGGCGACATGGGAGAGGAGGGCACGTGACACTCCAAGACGAAGATGTCACAACGAAAACAGTCAACAGTTGGCGTAAGCTTAACACATTGGCTCATTACGGCGTTAAGGAATCCGCGATCATGTCCTTAATATCGCGACAAAACGACAGCTTTAACACCCCTTACAAGATTCCGTGCAAAAATTGCACTGGTATTTACTGTACTAACTCCCACATTAGAGTCGACAACAATGACCTAGATCATAATGTACATTTCTACCACTTGGTGAGACCTATTGAATACcataatataattaacaaaacTTCCGAACACAGTCACAAGGCTATACCCGAGATCTTTTTGACGAGGCTTTTGTCAACAAAGGGAACCGTCCATAAGTTTGTCGACGATTTCTTCAGCACTATCTTAACAGTCAACGAAGTGTTGCCGCCGGCAGTCAAGTGGCTCTTTGACCTCTTTGATGAGGCAGCCAGGACTCATGGCATCATGAACCCAGAGGTTGTTCATGCATGGAAATCAAACAGTTTGCCGCTCCGATTTTGGGTTAATCTTATCAAGAATCCCGATTTCATATTCGATATAAATAAAACGGCTACTGTAGACTCGTCGTTGTCTGTTATAGCCCAGACGTTTATGGATGCCTGTTCGTTGACAGAGCACCGACTTTGTAAAGATTCTCCGTCGAATAAACTTTTATTTGCGAAAGACCTTCCTACGTACAGAGATATGGTGATACAGTTTTACCAGGCAGTTTCCCAATTACCTCAAGTAACCGACCAAGAACTGAGCACCTCTATGCAACAGCTTTCAGTGCAACAATTAAACGAGTTTGATACACTCTCTGCCTTGAAAGAGTTATACATTTATGTCAGTAAATATAGAGAACAAATTATACTGGGACTAGAAATGGATCCACTTTGTAACAAAATGCACTTAGCTCATAAATTAGATAATGTAGCGTGCACAATGGAAGGTGACCCTACGTCTATATGCTGA